One Bombus pyrosoma isolate SC7728 linkage group LG9, ASM1482585v1, whole genome shotgun sequence genomic window carries:
- the LOC122570891 gene encoding lissencephaly-1 homolog, with product MKMVLSQRQREELNKAIADYLSTNGYQDALEAFKKEADMPGEVERKYGGLLEKKWTSVIRLQKKVMELESKLSEAEKEFIEGAPTRSKRSPSEWIPRPPEKYSLTGHRAPINRVIFHPVFSLIVSASEDATIKVWDFESGEFERTLKGHTDSVQDVSFDVSGKLLVSCSADMSIKLWDFHQSFACVKTMHGHDHSVSSVAFVPQGDFVVSASRDKTIKIWEVATGYCVKTLTGHREWVRMARVSPCGELIASCSNDQTVRVWHVATKETKVELRDHEHVVECIAWAPDSARASINAAAGADNKGAHEGPFLASGSRDKVIRIWDVGAGVCLFTLLGHDNWVRGIVFHPGGKFIVSASDDKTLRVWDTRNKRVMKTLEAHVHFCTSVDFHKSHPYVVTGSVDQTVKIWECR from the exons ATGAAAATGGTGCTGTCTCAACGTCAGAGGGAGGAGTT aaataagGCGATTGCGGACTATCTAAGCACCAATGGCTATCAAGATGCGCTGGAAGCGTTCAAAAAAGAAGCTGATATGCCTGGGGAAGTAGAAAGAAAGTATGGAGGTCTTCTGGAAAAGAAATGGACTTCCGTCATACGCTTGCAGAAGAAG GTAATGGAATTGGAATCCAAACTCTCTGAAGCAGAGAAGGAGTTCATCGAAGGAGCACCAACACGTAGCAAACGATCACCATCCGAGTGGATACCAAGGCCACCCGAAAAGTACAGTCTTACTGGACACAGAGCTCCCATCAACAGAGTCATTTTCCATCCGGTTTTTAGTCTTATAGTATCTGCCAGCGAAGATGCCACCATTAAG GTGTGGGACTTCGAAAGCGGCGAATTTGAAAGAACATTGAAAGGACACACTGACAGCGTACAGGACGTTTCTTTCGATGTCTCCGGGAAACTGTTAGTCTCATGCAGTGCAGACATGTCTATTAAGTTGTGGGACTTTCACCAGTCATTCGCCTGCGTGAAAACCATGCACGGGCATGATCACAGTGTCAGCTCTGTCGCATTTGTGCCACAAGGGGATTTCGTAGTGAGCGCCTCTAGGGATAAGACCATCAAAATATGGGAAGTCGCGACAGGGTATTGTGTTAAAACGTTGACGGGACACAGAGAGTGGGTACGAATGGCCAGAGTCAGCCCCTGCGGGGAACTAATTGCTAGTTGCTCGAATGACCAAACGGTACGGGTTTGGCATGTTgcaacaaaagaaacgaag GTGGAACTCAGAGACCACGAACACGTAGTGGAATGTATCGCATGGGCACCAGACAGTGCAAGGGCATCGATCAATGCTGCGGCAGGAGCAGACAACAAGGGTGCCCACGAAGGACCTTTCCTCGCATCTGGCTCGCGAGACAAGGTAATTCGTATATGGGACGTCGGTGCCGGTGTTTGTCTCTTTACCCTCTTGGGACACGACAACTGGGTTCGCGGCATCGTCTTCCATCCCGGTGGCAAGTTTATCGTCAGTGCCTCTGACGATAAGACCCTGCGAGTCTGGGACACGCGCAACAAACGGGTAATGAAAACCCTCGAAGCGCACGTCCACTTTTGCACTTCCGTTG